The region AGACGCTCGACGCCGACACAGCGCGTTCGATCGGTCGCGCCTTCGGCAGCGAAGTGCGGGCGCAAGGTGGCGACGCCGTCGTGGTCGCGCGTGACGGGCGCCTCTCGGGTCCCGAGCTGATCCAGGCACTGTCGGACGGTCTGCGTGCGGCCGGCGTCGACGTGGTCAACGTCGGCATGGTGCCGACTCCGGTCGGCTACTTCGCGGCCAGCGTGCCGTTGAAGCTCGACGGCGGCGAACGCCGCGTCGATTCGTGCATCGTCGTGACGGGCAGCCACAATCCGCCCGACTACAACGGCTTCAAGATGGTGCTGCGCGGCGCGGCCATTTACGGCGAGCAGATCCTCGCGCTGCATCAGCGCATCGTCGACGAAAACTTCACTGATGGCAGCGGCACATACACCGAGTACGACATCGCCGATGCGTATCTGGATCGCATTGCCAGCGACGTCAAGCTCGCACGCCCGATCAAGATCGTGGTCGACACCGGCAACGGTGTGGCAGGCGGGCTCGCGCCGAAGCTCTTCAAGAAGCTCGGCTGCGAACTGGTCGAACTGTTCACCGAGATCGACGGCAACTTCCCGAACCATCACCCGGACCCGGCTCACCCCGAGAATCTGCAGGACGTGATCCGCGCGTTGAAGGAAACGGACGCGGAAATCGGTTTCGCCTTCGACGGCGACGGCGACCGCCTCGGCGTCGTCACCAAAGACGGCGAGATCATCTATCCGGACCGCCAGCTGATGCTGTTCGCCGAAGAAGTGCTGTCGCGCAACAAGGGCGCGCAGATCATTTACGACGTGAAGTGCACGCGCAATCTCGCCAAATGGGTCAAAGATAAAGGCGGCGAACCGCTGATGTGGAAGACCGGCCACTCGCTCGTGAAGGCGAAGCTGCGCGAAACCGGCGCGCCGCTGGCAGGCGAAATGAGCGGCCATGTGTTCTTCAAAGACCGCTGGTACGGGTTTGACGACGGCCTGTACACGGGTGCGCGGCTGCTCGAAATCCTTACGCGTGTGGCGGATCCGAGCAAGCTGCTGAACTCGCTGCCGAACTCGAATTCCACGCCGGAACTGCAATTGAAGCTCGAAGAAGGCGAAAACTTCGAACTGATCGCACGTTTGCAGCAAAACGCGAAGTTCACCGGCGCGGACGACGTCGTGAAGATCGACGGCCTGCGTGTCGAGTACCCGGACGGCTTCGGCCTTGCGCGCTCGTCGAACACTACGCCGGTGGTGGTAATGCGTTTCGAAGCCGATAGCGACGAGGCGCTCAAGCGCATCCAGGAAGACTTCCGCCGCGTGATCATGGCGGAGAAGCCTGACGCGAAGCTGCCGTTCTAAAGGCTCGAGCGCGCCGTGGTTCTTCGCGAACCGCGGCCACCGTCGAACGCGGCGCGGGTTTCACTTACCGCGCCGCGTTTTTTCATGCCATTTACCCGTATCGCGCTAGAATTGCGGTCCTCGCCCCCTCGGGGGACCTGGCGCGAGGGCACTTTTCTCAACGCATCTTCGGGCCGGATAGCCGGTTTTCCCACACTTGAGCGTGCAAAAGATACTGATCGTGAGGGTGTCGTCATTGGGCGACGTCGTTCACAACATGCCGGTGATCGCCGACATCCAACGCCGCCATCCCGAAGCCCAGATCGACTGGCTCGTCGAAGAAAGCTTCGTAGGGCTCGTGGAGCTCGTCAGCGGCGTGCGGCGGGCGATTCCCGTGTCGCTGCGGCGCTGGCGCAAGCGCATCCTTTCGGTCGACACCTGGCGCGAGATCGGCGCGTTTCGCCGCGCGCTCGCCGCCGAGAACTACGACCTCGTGATCGACTGCCAGGGGCTCATCAAGACGGCGTGGGTCGCGAGCATGGCGCGTGGACCGCTGGTCGGCCTTGCGAACCGTACCGACGGCGCGGGATTCGAATGGCCGGTGCGCTTCTTCTACAAAAAGCGGGTACCGATCGAGCCGCGCACCCATGTGGTCGAGCGTACCCGCCAACTGGTGGCCGCGGCGCTGAACGACCCGCAGCCGCAGCCCACCGACGATATCGACTTCGGCATTGACACCGGGCGCGCGGCGCTGGCTTTGTCGGGGGCGAATCTGAATCTGCCGGTGCCTTACGTGGTGTTCGTGCACGCCACCTCGCGCGCCGACAAGCAGTGGCCCGATACCGCGTGGATCGAACTCGGTCAGTCTCTGGTGCGGCGCGGCGCGTCGATCGTGCTGCCGTGGGGCAGCGAGGACGAGCGCGTCACCAGCGAGCGTCTGGCGAAGGAATTCGGCGGTGCGGCTATCGTGCCGCCCAGGCTGTCATTGCCGGCGGTGGTCGGCCTGATCGAAGGCGCCGCCGCGACAGTCGGCGTTGACACAGGTCTGGTTCACATTGCGGCGGCGCTGAAGCGGCCGACAGTCGAGTTGTACAATTTCGCCACCGCGTGGCGTACTGGCGGCTACTGGTCGCCGAACGTCGTCAACCTCGGCACAGCCGGCAAGCCGCCCACGCTGCAAGAAGTCAAATCCGCGCTGGCAGGTTTCGGCCTGCTCTAATGTCGTAACGCTGTAATGCGGGGTGCTTCGCCTCACGCTCCATCCGTTTTCAAGGGCGACCATGAACGAAACCCAGATCATCGAAGTAGCGAACGCAGACTGGCACGGACGCAACCTGTCCGTGCCACGCGAGATGCTGCTGGCCGGCGTCGAACGCGGCAAGGTGCTGTATTTCCCGAACCTGCGCTTTGCGATCGAAGGCGGCGAACAGGCGTTGCTCGATCCCAAACTGGCCGATCCGAGCCGCAAGAACATCAGTCTTGAGCCGAACGGCGGCGCCTTGCACGGCGTGGCTGGCGATGCGGTCACGCAATCGGCGGTGCGCGCGTTGATCGCGCGCTATCAGACCAATGCGCGCACGCTCGTCGATGGGCTGTTCCCCGAATACAACAGCAAGTTGCGCGTCGCGCCGACGAGCCTGCGGCTGCATGAGGTGCAAGGGCGCGAGACGTCCTGGCGTAAAGACGATAGCCGTTTGCACGTCGATGCCTTTCCGTCGCGGCCGAATTACGGCGAGCGCATTCTGCGCGTGTTCACCAACGTCAATCCGCATGGCGCACCGCGCGTGTGGCGCGTCGGCGAACCGTTCGAGGATATGGCCAAACGCTTCCTGCCGCGCATCAAGCCGCAGATGCCGGGCTCGGCGTGGCTGCTGAACCTGCTGCACGTCACCAAATCGCCGCGCAGCGAATACGACCATCTGATGCTGAATCTGCACGACAGCATGAAGGCCGATCTCAACTATCAGAAGTCGAGTCCGCAGGAGACCATGCCGTTTCCGCCGGGCAGCGTGTGGGTGTGTTTCTCCGATCAGACTTCG is a window of Paraburkholderia phytofirmans OLGA172 DNA encoding:
- the waaC gene encoding lipopolysaccharide heptosyltransferase I, giving the protein MSVQKILIVRVSSLGDVVHNMPVIADIQRRHPEAQIDWLVEESFVGLVELVSGVRRAIPVSLRRWRKRILSVDTWREIGAFRRALAAENYDLVIDCQGLIKTAWVASMARGPLVGLANRTDGAGFEWPVRFFYKKRVPIEPRTHVVERTRQLVAAALNDPQPQPTDDIDFGIDTGRAALALSGANLNLPVPYVVFVHATSRADKQWPDTAWIELGQSLVRRGASIVLPWGSEDERVTSERLAKEFGGAAIVPPRLSLPAVVGLIEGAAATVGVDTGLVHIAAALKRPTVELYNFATAWRTGGYWSPNVVNLGTAGKPPTLQEVKSALAGFGLL
- a CDS encoding phosphomannomutase/phosphoglucomutase gives rise to the protein MISKSIFKAYDIRGVIGKTLDADTARSIGRAFGSEVRAQGGDAVVVARDGRLSGPELIQALSDGLRAAGVDVVNVGMVPTPVGYFAASVPLKLDGGERRVDSCIVVTGSHNPPDYNGFKMVLRGAAIYGEQILALHQRIVDENFTDGSGTYTEYDIADAYLDRIASDVKLARPIKIVVDTGNGVAGGLAPKLFKKLGCELVELFTEIDGNFPNHHPDPAHPENLQDVIRALKETDAEIGFAFDGDGDRLGVVTKDGEIIYPDRQLMLFAEEVLSRNKGAQIIYDVKCTRNLAKWVKDKGGEPLMWKTGHSLVKAKLRETGAPLAGEMSGHVFFKDRWYGFDDGLYTGARLLEILTRVADPSKLLNSLPNSNSTPELQLKLEEGENFELIARLQQNAKFTGADDVVKIDGLRVEYPDGFGLARSSNTTPVVVMRFEADSDEALKRIQEDFRRVIMAEKPDAKLPF
- a CDS encoding Kdo hydroxylase family protein, with the translated sequence MNETQIIEVANADWHGRNLSVPREMLLAGVERGKVLYFPNLRFAIEGGEQALLDPKLADPSRKNISLEPNGGALHGVAGDAVTQSAVRALIARYQTNARTLVDGLFPEYNSKLRVAPTSLRLHEVQGRETSWRKDDSRLHVDAFPSRPNYGERILRVFTNVNPHGAPRVWRVGEPFEDMAKRFLPRIKPQMPGSAWLLNLLHVTKSPRSEYDHLMLNLHDSMKADLNYQKSSPQETMPFPPGSVWVCFSDQTSHAVMSGQFMLEQTFFLPVKAMAQPDCAPLGILERLKGRALV